In Motilibacter aurantiacus, a genomic segment contains:
- a CDS encoding ABC transporter ATP-binding protein, whose amino-acid sequence MARRLLPLGEGLGLVPETPPVPLRQVVRRFWPDVRPYRLQLLLGLACLAAVPAVQAAEIWLFGALVDEVLVPRDWGPLPLVVALFVGLAVLSGALSFFDDYLATAVGQRMLLRLRCRLFAHLCRLTGDVLDRRRLGDLLARLGGDIAAIETLMVAGTAQLVSSVVRLGLFTALLFVLDWQLAAVALVVAPAFYVAARAFARLLRRASRAKRRASGELLAVAEEALSNAVLLQVNDRADAEVARYRSQADAALRAELSAARVRALFGPVIDLFQLAGVLLVIALGAHALIQGRLSLGELLAFLTLLSQLYAPVRDLGELSGMVFAAGAGAERVLEMLDTPPAVTEPPDGVTISPRGVVDLDSVCVRYADAARPALVDVSARLEPGELVVLTGPSGAGKTTLVKLLLRLLDPGSGAVRLDGWDLRDLTLSTVRAATAVLPQDAAVLNASIADNVRFGRSSATDVEVRQALADAGAIGFVDALPAGVDTVVGEKGRLLSGGQRQRLALARALVRDPRVLVLDEPTTGLDEPSARLLLGSMRGLVPGRTVLVVSHDPLVVAAADRVLVLDEGRLTEGPRRAYAPAAASSAVTA is encoded by the coding sequence ATGGCACGGCGACTGCTGCCGCTCGGGGAGGGGCTCGGCCTCGTGCCGGAGACGCCCCCGGTCCCGTTGCGGCAGGTCGTACGCCGGTTCTGGCCCGACGTCCGCCCCTACCGGCTGCAGCTGCTGCTGGGGCTGGCCTGCCTGGCGGCCGTCCCCGCGGTGCAGGCCGCGGAGATCTGGCTGTTCGGCGCGCTCGTCGACGAGGTGCTCGTCCCGCGCGACTGGGGCCCGCTGCCGCTCGTCGTGGCGCTCTTCGTGGGGCTCGCGGTCCTCAGCGGCGCGCTCTCCTTCTTCGACGACTACCTCGCCACGGCGGTCGGGCAACGGATGCTGCTGCGCCTGCGGTGCCGGCTCTTCGCCCACCTGTGCCGACTGACCGGGGACGTGCTCGACCGCCGGCGCCTCGGCGACCTGCTGGCCCGGCTCGGCGGCGACATCGCCGCCATCGAGACGCTCATGGTGGCCGGCACCGCCCAACTGGTGAGCTCGGTCGTACGGCTCGGGCTGTTCACCGCACTCCTCTTCGTGCTCGACTGGCAGCTGGCCGCCGTCGCCCTCGTCGTCGCGCCCGCCTTCTACGTCGCGGCGCGTGCGTTCGCCCGGCTGCTGCGGCGCGCGTCCCGCGCGAAGCGCCGCGCCTCGGGCGAGCTGCTGGCGGTGGCCGAGGAGGCCCTGTCGAACGCCGTCCTGCTGCAGGTCAACGACCGGGCGGATGCCGAGGTGGCGCGCTACCGCAGCCAGGCCGACGCCGCGCTCCGGGCCGAGCTCTCCGCCGCCCGCGTGCGAGCGCTCTTCGGCCCGGTGATCGACCTGTTCCAGCTCGCCGGGGTGCTCCTCGTCATCGCGCTCGGCGCGCACGCGCTGATCCAGGGCCGGCTCAGCCTCGGCGAGCTGCTCGCGTTCCTCACGCTGCTGTCCCAGCTGTACGCCCCGGTGCGGGACCTGGGCGAGCTGTCCGGCATGGTCTTCGCGGCCGGAGCGGGCGCCGAGCGCGTGCTGGAGATGCTCGACACGCCTCCCGCCGTGACCGAGCCGCCCGACGGCGTCACGATCTCCCCGCGCGGAGTCGTCGACCTCGACTCCGTCTGCGTCCGCTACGCCGACGCGGCCCGCCCGGCGCTCGTGGACGTCTCGGCCCGCCTGGAGCCGGGCGAGCTCGTCGTCCTGACCGGCCCCAGCGGGGCCGGGAAGACCACGCTGGTCAAGCTGCTGCTGCGCCTGCTGGACCCCGGCTCGGGCGCGGTCCGGCTCGACGGCTGGGACCTGCGCGACCTCACGCTGTCCACCGTGCGCGCCGCCACCGCGGTCCTGCCCCAGGACGCCGCGGTGCTCAACGCCTCGATCGCCGACAACGTCCGCTTCGGCCGCTCCTCGGCCACCGACGTCGAGGTCCGCCAGGCGCTGGCGGACGCGGGCGCCATCGGCTTCGTCGACGCGCTCCCCGCCGGCGTCGACACCGTGGTCGGGGAGAAAGGGCGGCTGCTCTCCGGAGGCCAGCGCCAGCGGCTGGCGCTGGCCCGGGCGCTCGTGCGCGACCCGCGCGTGCTCGTCCTCGACGAGCCCACCACCGGGCTGGACGAGCCGTCGGCCCGCCTGCTCCTCGGCTCGATGCGGGGCCTCGTCCCCGGTCGCACCGTGCTCGTCGTCTCGCACGACCCGCTCGTGGTCGCGGCCGCGGACAGGGTGCTCGTGCTGGACGAGGGACGCCTGACGGAAGGGCCGCGGCGGGCGTACGCACCCGCGGCCGCTTCCTCCGCGGTGACGGCATGA
- a CDS encoding PepSY domain-containing protein, which translates to MAAKLARWGIDAHMGSFGVVNQVLLVALAIGLLCMIVWGYRMWWQRRPDLAGTFAVGRPVPRGALRSAPLPAVVAVVVMGAAIGWFLPVLGASLLAFVVLDLALAARQRSSAGRR; encoded by the coding sequence GCGCACATGGGCTCGTTCGGGGTCGTCAACCAGGTGCTGCTGGTGGCGCTCGCCATCGGGCTGCTCTGCATGATCGTGTGGGGCTACCGGATGTGGTGGCAGCGCCGGCCCGACCTCGCGGGCACGTTCGCCGTCGGGCGGCCGGTGCCGCGGGGTGCGCTGCGCTCCGCGCCGCTCCCCGCGGTCGTCGCAGTCGTCGTGATGGGGGCCGCCATCGGGTGGTTCCTGCCCGTCCTCGGGGCCAGCCTGCTCGCGTTCGTGGTGCTCGACCTGGCCCTGGCGGCGCGACAGCGGAGCTCGGCCGGCAGGCGCTGA